Genomic window (Leisingera methylohalidivorans DSM 14336):
AGCATTTGGGACAGTTCGAAATCCGACGTGCCGCCGTTGAAGCCATGGTTCAGGGAGAAATCCTTGAGGTGGACAAAGCCCAGCGGCGTGTCCAGCGTGCCCTCATATACCGGGATCCGTGTAAAGCCGCTTTCGCGGAAAATGCCAACAAGGTCTTTCTTGGCGATCGAGACCGGCACCGCAGCGATTTCCGCAGAGGGGATCGCAACATCCTCAACCCGCAGCCGGCGCAGGTTCATCATGCCGCGCGGTTCTGTCCCGGCAGCGGGCTGTTCGCGGCCACTGTCTTCTTCGGGCAGCGGTTCCGCGCTTAATGCGCCGAAAAGCCGTGCCCAGAACCCGGTTTTCCCGGCGGCCGGCGCTTCCGCTGCCGTGCCATTTATGTTCTGCAGCGCGCCCTGCGCCGCGTTAGAACTGCCTTCTATGTCGCCCATTGATCCTATCCAAATGCCTCGATTATGAGGCGTCCTCACTCATATATGGGTTCGCGACACCCATTTTGCCAAGTAGCAGCACCTCAATCTCTTCCATCAGTGCGGCATCGCGCTCACGAATGTGATCATACCCGAAAAGATGCAACATTCCGTGAACAATCAAATGGCGGGTGTGATCGCCCAGCGGTTTGCCCGCCGCCTGCGCCTCGCGGGCGCAGGTCTCATATGATATGGCGATGTCGCCGAGCGGGATCTCTCCTGTGAAATCAGCCTCGGGCAGCGCCGGGGCGCCGCCATCCTCCTCCGCGGCCAGATCCTCGGCTGGCCAGCTGAGCACATTGGTCGGCTTGGCCTTTTCCCGGAACTCGGCGTTCAGCTCCGCGATGCGGGCGTCACCGCAACCGAGCAGGGAAATCTCGCAGTCTGCCGGATCCAGTGTGAAATGGGTCAATACCGCAGTGACGGCCTCAGCCGCCAACGGTTCAAGTCCGGCCTGATGCCAGCGGCTGTCTTCGATGCTGATGTCGAGCGTCATGTATTGCCTGTCAATGCGGGGGCCGGCCCCCGCACCCCCGGAGTATTTCCGGATAGATGAAAAGAGCGCGGCGGCTTCAGGCCTCAGGCCGGTTTTGCATCCGCGTCATAAGCCTCGATGATCGCCGCCACAAGCGGGTGGCGGACCACGTCGCGGGCGGTGAAGTAATTGAAGCTGATCTTGGGGATCGATTTCAGCAGCCGTTCGGCATCGGCCAGGCCGGACGGCACCCCGCGCGGCAGGTCGATCTGGGTGCGGTCGCCGGTGATCACCATACGCGAGCCTTCGCCCAGACGGGTCAGGAACATCTTCATCTGCATGGTGGTCGCGTTCTGCGCCTCATCCAGCACCACAAAGGCATTGGACAGGGTGCGTCCGCGCATGAAGGCAAGCGGCGCGATTTCGATGCGTTTTTCCTCGATCAGCTTGGCTGCCTGTTTTTCCGGCAGGAAGTCGTTCAGAGCGTCGTACAAAGGCTGCATATAAGGATCGACTTTATCCTTCATATCTCCCGGCAGGTATCCGAGCTTTTCGCCCGCTTCCACCGCCGGGCGGGACAGGATGATGCGGTCGACATGGCCAGTGATGAACATGGAAACGCCCACAGCAACCGCAAGATAGGTCTTGCCGGTGCCGGCCGGGCCGATGCCGAAGGCCAGTTCGTTTTCGAACAACGAATGCACATAGGCTTTCTGGGCCTCGGTGCGCGGCTCCACCAGCTTCTTGCGGGTCTTGATTTCCACCCGGCCGCCGCGGAACATCTGCAACTGGCCGTCGGGTTCGGCGCTCTCGGCTTCGGGGTTCATCCGCAGTTCGCGGTCGATATCGCCGGTTTCGACGCTACGCCCGGTTTCCAGGCGGTCATACAGCGCCGTCAGCACACCTGCCGCCTGTTCCCGCGCGGAATCCTCCCCCATCACGGACAGCTGGTTGCCGCGGCGGACGATCTGCACACCCAGCTTCTGTTCTATGTCAGCCAGGTTACGGTCATATTCGCCGCACAGGTCGATCAGCAATCGGTTGTCGGGAAATTCCAGCAGCACTTCGTGGGTTGCGGACTGGTCTTGCGAGTCATTCAGGGCACTGATGACCAAGCTGATCTCCTTAGTCAGAGGTTACAGCTTCAGTCTGCCTGCGAAGTGAATTCTGCGCAAGATCCAGCGGCAGAAATTCACGCAACCGAAACAAAACAGCCGCCCGGGAGGGCGGCTGCAATCACGGTTGTCAGTCTTTCCTACAGCGGGTCGGCAAAGGTGGAGCCGCTCTTGAACGGCCCGGTGGCGACATTGCGCGGCAGGTTGCTGTTGCAGACCGGCTTGCCGTCCGGTGTGCGGCGCAGGTCGGCATAACCTTCAAGACCGTCGTCGATGATCCAATGTTCGCACCCCTGCGGATCCACCCAGATACCGGCTGTCATCTTCGACAGATGGCCGGAGGAGCCATCGCCGGCGTGCTGGTCGCGGGTTTTGTCAATGGTTTCCGTGCAAGCCGAAACGGCGGCAGCAGCGGCAAGGAGCACAAGTGTTTTACGCATCAGCATGTTTCTGTCTCCTCAGCGCAGGCAATAGATTTCGACACGGCGGTTTTGCGCCATGTTTCCGGCACTGGTGTTGGGCACTCGCGGATCGCGTTCACCGTAGGCGCGCACATCGTTGATACGCGCCCCCACCGAACGGCCCGCCTGAGCCACGGCATGGGCGCGGCGCTGGGACAGGCGGATATTGTATTCATCCGATGCCCGGCTGTCGGTGTGGCCGGCGACGACAAAGGCGCGGGCGCCATTGGATATTGCCTGCTGGAAAAATTTCCCTAGGCGCTGGCGGCCTGCTGCATTGATGTGGTGTTTGTCCGTGGCAAAAAACTGATCCGTCGGCATCACACCGCAGATGTTGCCGCGGCGGCAGACCGGCTTGCCATCCGGGGTCACATGCGGTGTCATGAAACCCTCGGCCCCGTCATCCATCACCCAATGTTCGCAGCCGTCCGGATCAACCCAGATGGTGGGAATATAGCGCTCGCCCTTGATGGTCCGCTGCCCGGATTGCGCGCTGGCAGGCGCGGCGGCGATGCTGAGCGCGGCCGCAGCAGCGGCGGCCAGCGCAATCGCTTTGTTAAATTTGAAAGTCAACACAACCAGATTTCCTTCACCTAAGTTCCCCCAGCGCGCTTGCCGCTTATGTGCCCACCGCTCAGGCCATAAGAGTCAAACTATCTGAAATTGATGCAGTATACCTGCTAAATTAATTGTTATTCCACGCAGATTAATCGCATTTCCCGGGACACTCAAAGCACCCAAGGGAAATTGTCGCCGAAACCGATGCAATCGGGACTCACCTGCGCAATCCGGAGAAACGGATGCACGACAGTCTTCATAGAAGGGGATGGAAAGATTCGCGCTGTGGCGGGAGCTTCAGCCGATCAATTCCCCTGCCAGTGAATTTGCGCCAGAGGAAATGATGCGCACCCGGGCCAGGTCGCCCGCCGCGCGGTTGCAATCAGCGACATGAACGGCATGGAGGTAGTCGGATTTACCAACCATCTGCCCGGGAAGACGGCCCGCCTTTTCAAACAGAACGCCAACCTCGCGGCCAACCATGCTGTCCTGCACCTCACGCTGCTGCTTGGTGAGCAGAGTCTGCAGGCGCTGCAGCCGGTCGTCGGCCGCGGCCGGGTCTACCTGCGCACGTTCGGCAGCCGGGGTGCCGGGGCGGGTCGAATATTTGAAGGAATAGGCGGTGCCGTATTTTACTTCCTCCACCAGGTCCATGGTGGCCTGGAAATCTTCCTCGGTCTCTTCCGGAAAGCCGACAATGAAGTCGCCGGAGATCAGGATGTCGGGCCGCGCGGCGCGGATGCGCTCAATCAGGCGGAGGTAGCTTTCGGCGGTGTGCGCGCGGTTCATCCGCTTCAGGATCTTGTCCGATCCCGCCTGCACCGGCAGATGCAGGTAGGGCATCAGCTTGGCGCAGGTGCCATGCGCCTCGATCAGGTCATCCTGCATGTCATTGGGATGCGAGGTGGTGAAGCGGATACGCTCCAGCCCGTCGACTTTGTCCAGTTCCCAGATCAGCTGCGCCAGGGTCAGGTCGCCATTGGGGCCGGCTCCGTGATAGGCGTTCACATTCTGACCCAGAAGGGTGATTTCGCGCACGCCGCGCTCCACCAGATCGCGGGCTTCGGTCAGAA
Coding sequences:
- the miaB gene encoding tRNA (N6-isopentenyl adenosine(37)-C2)-methylthiotransferase MiaB; translated protein: MSAPKKLFIKTYGCQMNVYDSERMAEALGGEGYVETKSADDADMILLNTCHIREKAAEKVYSELGRFKGLKAEKPDLKIGVAGCVAQAEGEEIMRRQPLVDLVVGPQSYHRLPEMEAKTREGEKVLDTDFPEEDKFEKLKNRPKAKRGPTAFLTVQEGCDKFCAFCVVPYTRGAEVSRPADRILTEARDLVERGVREITLLGQNVNAYHGAGPNGDLTLAQLIWELDKVDGLERIRFTTSHPNDMQDDLIEAHGTCAKLMPYLHLPVQAGSDKILKRMNRAHTAESYLRLIERIRAARPDILISGDFIVGFPEETEEDFQATMDLVEEVKYGTAYSFKYSTRPGTPAAERAQVDPAAADDRLQRLQTLLTKQQREVQDSMVGREVGVLFEKAGRLPGQMVGKSDYLHAVHVADCNRAAGDLARVRIISSGANSLAGELIG
- the ybeY gene encoding rRNA maturation RNase YbeY; protein product: MTLDISIEDSRWHQAGLEPLAAEAVTAVLTHFTLDPADCEISLLGCGDARIAELNAEFREKAKPTNVLSWPAEDLAAEEDGGAPALPEADFTGEIPLGDIAISYETCAREAQAAGKPLGDHTRHLIVHGMLHLFGYDHIRERDAALMEEIEVLLLGKMGVANPYMSEDAS
- a CDS encoding PhoH family protein, with the translated sequence MVISALNDSQDQSATHEVLLEFPDNRLLIDLCGEYDRNLADIEQKLGVQIVRRGNQLSVMGEDSAREQAAGVLTALYDRLETGRSVETGDIDRELRMNPEAESAEPDGQLQMFRGGRVEIKTRKKLVEPRTEAQKAYVHSLFENELAFGIGPAGTGKTYLAVAVGVSMFITGHVDRIILSRPAVEAGEKLGYLPGDMKDKVDPYMQPLYDALNDFLPEKQAAKLIEEKRIEIAPLAFMRGRTLSNAFVVLDEAQNATTMQMKMFLTRLGEGSRMVITGDRTQIDLPRGVPSGLADAERLLKSIPKISFNYFTARDVVRHPLVAAIIEAYDADAKPA
- a CDS encoding OmpA family protein, which translates into the protein MLTFKFNKAIALAAAAAAALSIAAAPASAQSGQRTIKGERYIPTIWVDPDGCEHWVMDDGAEGFMTPHVTPDGKPVCRRGNICGVMPTDQFFATDKHHINAAGRQRLGKFFQQAISNGARAFVVAGHTDSRASDEYNIRLSQRRAHAVAQAGRSVGARINDVRAYGERDPRVPNTSAGNMAQNRRVEIYCLR